One Tolypothrix bouteillei VB521301 DNA window includes the following coding sequences:
- a CDS encoding DUF2949 domain-containing protein yields the protein MSPSTYSRFIHFLQEDLAISTACMAVALRHREQDPGPLPMILWQYGLITMDQLEQIYDWLETA from the coding sequence GTGTCACCATCAACATATTCCAGGTTTATTCATTTTTTACAGGAAGATTTAGCGATCTCGACAGCCTGCATGGCTGTTGCCCTTCGCCATCGAGAGCAAGATCCGGGTCCTTTACCAATGATTCTTTGGCAGTATGGCTTGATCACTATGGACCAGTTAGAACAAATCTATGACTGGTTGGAAACTGCGTAG
- the trpC gene encoding indole-3-glycerol phosphate synthase TrpC produces the protein MQIRRRRPNPSVAVSIMLYQVAVPDAQPNNILEEIVWHKEQEVDIMREKVPLQELQRQVLDAPPTRDFVAALRQGKTQPALIAEVKKASPSKGVLRENFDPVEIALKYQQSGASCISVLTDEKFFSGSFENLTKVRSAVELPLLCKEFIIYPYQMYRARVAGADAVLLIAAILSDRDLQYFIKIAKTLKMAALIEVHTLAELDRVLALDGVTLIGINNRNLEDFSVNLQTTCELIAARSNLLQERNILVVSESGFHTPEDLAIVERAGVSGVLIGESLVKHPDPGEAVTNLFAKSSSPAKLGL, from the coding sequence ATGCAAATCCGTCGCCGTCGTCCCAACCCATCCGTGGCTGTTTCTATAATGCTGTATCAGGTCGCTGTTCCTGATGCTCAGCCAAACAACATATTAGAGGAAATTGTTTGGCACAAAGAACAAGAAGTTGACATCATGCGGGAAAAGGTACCCCTACAAGAGTTGCAGCGTCAAGTACTGGATGCACCTCCAACTCGTGATTTTGTGGCGGCTTTGCGTCAAGGCAAAACACAGCCAGCACTGATTGCTGAGGTAAAAAAAGCTTCTCCCAGTAAAGGGGTTTTAAGGGAGAATTTTGACCCAGTGGAAATTGCTCTAAAATATCAACAGAGCGGTGCGAGTTGTATTTCGGTACTTACGGATGAAAAATTTTTCTCTGGCAGCTTTGAAAATTTAACTAAGGTTCGTTCTGCCGTAGAATTACCGTTGCTGTGCAAGGAATTTATCATTTATCCTTATCAAATGTACAGAGCACGTGTTGCGGGTGCAGATGCAGTCTTATTGATTGCAGCAATACTGAGCGATCGCGATTTACAGTACTTTATCAAAATTGCCAAAACTTTAAAAATGGCAGCTTTGATTGAAGTTCATACTCTAGCAGAACTCGATCGCGTTTTAGCTCTTGATGGTGTGACCTTAATAGGTATTAACAATCGCAATTTAGAAGATTTCTCCGTTAATTTGCAAACCACTTGCGAACTGATAGCCGCAAGGAGCAATTTATTACAAGAGCGTAACATTCTAGTTGTGAGCGAATCGGGATTCCACACACCAGAAGATTTAGCAATAGTAGAACGTGCAGGAGTCTCTGGTGTTCTTATTGGAGAGTCTCTTGTAAAACACCCAGACCCAGGGGAAGCGGTTACCAACCTCTTCGCTAAATCTTCATCGCCTGCCAAATTAGGGCTTTAA
- a CDS encoding DUF5340 domain-containing protein, translating into MEQLPLPSPVHYELILQLLERQTLSAVSSNPNLRNQVNQLIITLRKAVAQQKQLEEACQSSSIEVDHRWSLNHLNTEQVVTPD; encoded by the coding sequence ATGGAGCAACTTCCTCTGCCTTCACCTGTCCATTACGAACTTATACTGCAACTGCTAGAAAGGCAAACTCTGTCAGCAGTCAGTAGCAACCCAAATTTAAGGAATCAGGTGAACCAGCTTATTATTACTCTCAGAAAAGCCGTTGCACAACAAAAGCAATTAGAAGAAGCTTGCCAATCATCCTCTATAGAGGTAGATCATCGTTGGTCGCTCAATCACCTAAACACCGAACAAGTTGTTACCCCTGATTGA